TACTCGTGATTTCTCAATAACACCGTTTATAATATGTGCAGTGATGTACTTAATACTTTCAACAGTTGTTGTGCTATTCTTTAAGAAAATGGAAAAAAAGGTGATGATTTAAGATGTTTATAAAGGTAGAAAATCTATATAAAAAGTATTCTGAAAGTGAAATGATATTGAAAAATGTAAATTTAGAGATTGAAAAGGGAGAAGTTATCTCTATAATTGGAGCATCTGGTGGAGGAAAATCTACACTTCTTAGATGTCTTATAGGTTTAGAGGAGATTGACTCTGGAACAATTATAGTTCCTGAAAAGAATAAGATGGGAATGGTTTTCCAATCTTTCAACCTATTTCCACATATGACTGCTCTACAAAATATTATGGAATCTCTTATAGTCGTAGATAAAATAGAAAAATCTAAAGCTAAAGAGATAGCCCTTAATCTTCTTGAAAAAGTTGGACTTAAAGAGAGAGCAAATTTCTATCCAAAAGCTCTTTCTGGAGGACAAAAGCAAAGAGTTGCAATAGCTAGAGCACTG
This genomic window from uncultured Fusobacterium sp. contains:
- a CDS encoding amino acid ABC transporter ATP-binding protein: MFIKVENLYKKYSESEMILKNVNLEIEKGEVISIIGASGGGKSTLLRCLIGLEEIDSGTIIVPEKNKMGMVFQSFNLFPHMTALQNIMESLIVVDKIEKSKAKEIALNLLEKVGLKERANFYPKALSGGQKQRVAIARALAKNPELLLFDEPTSALDPEMVKEVEAVIEELRNTSDITMVIVSHEIDFVNQISDRIIVMENGQVKEIIDNRKN